A section of the Pogoniulus pusillus isolate bPogPus1 chromosome 3, bPogPus1.pri, whole genome shotgun sequence genome encodes:
- the CCDC90B gene encoding coiled-coil domain-containing protein 90B, mitochondrial isoform X1 yields MRASWRSAAAVAWGGGACSAPLRAPLRAPLPPVPRRGLAATAVRKTYDVRKVEITPLEQRKVTFDTHALVQDLEAHGFGKEQAETIVSALITLSNVSLDTVYKDMVTQAQQEITLQQIMAHLDSIRKDMVILEKSEFANLRAENEKMKIELDQVKQQLMNETGKIRADSKLDINLERSRVTDMFTDQERKLMEATTEFHKKDSSTNSVISEISNKIDTEIASLKTLMESNKLDTIRYLAASVFTCLAIALGFYRFWK; encoded by the exons ATGAGGGCCTCCTGGCGCAGCGCTGCTGCCGTCGCCTGGGGCGGGGGGGCCTGTTCGGCCCCGCTCCGGGCCCCGCTCCGGGCCCCGCTGCCTCCCGTTCCGCGGAGAG GtttggctgccacagcagttaGGAAGACATACGATGTCAGAAAAGTTGAAATCACacccctggagcagaggaaggtaACTTTTGATACCCATGCTTTAGTGCAGGATCTGGAAGCCCATG GCTTTGGGAAGGAGCAAGCAGAGACCATTGTGTCAGCATTGATAACCTTGTCGAATGTCAGCCTAGACACAGTCTATAAGGACATGGTTACACAGGCTCAGCAG GAAATAACTTTGCAGCAGATAATGGCACATTTGGACTCCATCCGAAAAGACATGGTCATCCTGGAGAAAAGTGAATTTGCAAACTTGAGAGCAGAAAATGAG AAAATGAAAATTGAATTAGATCAGGTTAAACAGCAGCTAATG AATGAAACCGGTAAAATCCGAGCTGACAGCAAGCTGGACATAAACCTGGAAAGGAGCAGAGTGACAGATATG TTTACAGATCAGGAGAGGAAACTGATGGAAGCAACTACAGAGTTTCATAAAAAA GATTCAAGCACCAACAGTGTTATCTCGGAGATCAGTAACAAAATTGACACTGAAATAGCTTCCTTAAAAACACTCATGGAATCCAataaactggacacaatacgcTACCTGGCAG CTTCAGTGTTCACTTGCTTAGCAATAGCACTGGGGTTTTACAGGTTCTGGAAATAG
- the CCDC90B gene encoding coiled-coil domain-containing protein 90B, mitochondrial isoform X2, with translation MVTQAQQEITLQQIMAHLDSIRKDMVILEKSEFANLRAENEKMKIELDQVKQQLMNETGKIRADSKLDINLERSRVTDMFTDQERKLMEATTEFHKKDSSTNSVISEISNKIDTEIASLKTLMESNKLDTIRYLAASVFTCLAIALGFYRFWK, from the exons ATGGTTACACAGGCTCAGCAG GAAATAACTTTGCAGCAGATAATGGCACATTTGGACTCCATCCGAAAAGACATGGTCATCCTGGAGAAAAGTGAATTTGCAAACTTGAGAGCAGAAAATGAG AAAATGAAAATTGAATTAGATCAGGTTAAACAGCAGCTAATG AATGAAACCGGTAAAATCCGAGCTGACAGCAAGCTGGACATAAACCTGGAAAGGAGCAGAGTGACAGATATG TTTACAGATCAGGAGAGGAAACTGATGGAAGCAACTACAGAGTTTCATAAAAAA GATTCAAGCACCAACAGTGTTATCTCGGAGATCAGTAACAAAATTGACACTGAAATAGCTTCCTTAAAAACACTCATGGAATCCAataaactggacacaatacgcTACCTGGCAG CTTCAGTGTTCACTTGCTTAGCAATAGCACTGGGGTTTTACAGGTTCTGGAAATAG